A section of the Methanosarcina mazei S-6 genome encodes:
- a CDS encoding citrate/2-methylcitrate synthase — translation MNKNICFIDGLEGILKYRDVDINELIDLPYDAVSYLLIKGELPEEKELAEYSARLHAERGINREVMDVIRMCNLNIDSMEALLTVVSFISQFDPDLYDNSLEGNMRKAIRLIAVVPTIVAAYYRTANGKEPVPPDPSLAHGANFLYMIKGSKPDPLEAEVMEKDFILSAEHELNASTFSSRVTASTMSDLYSAVVSGLCTLKGPLHGGARSEVMTMIETIGSPENAEKFVLEKIEKREKIMGFGHRVYKTYDPRGTIFKQLSRRLAEAKGDMHWYETAEAIENAVIRELVEKRGKPIYPNIDFYSGVIYKYMEIPPQLATSIFAIGRISGWIAHCFDQYEKKKIIRPRIFMLDEC, via the coding sequence ATGAATAAAAATATATGTTTCATAGACGGGCTGGAGGGCATTCTGAAGTACAGGGACGTCGATATTAACGAACTGATCGACCTGCCCTATGACGCAGTTTCCTATCTGCTGATTAAGGGAGAGCTCCCCGAAGAAAAGGAACTTGCCGAATACTCAGCCCGCCTGCATGCGGAACGAGGAATCAACAGGGAGGTTATGGACGTTATCCGCATGTGCAATTTAAATATCGACTCTATGGAAGCTCTTCTCACTGTCGTTTCTTTTATATCGCAATTTGATCCGGACCTGTATGATAATTCTCTAGAAGGAAATATGAGAAAAGCCATAAGGTTAATTGCCGTGGTCCCAACTATTGTTGCTGCTTATTATAGAACGGCAAATGGAAAGGAACCTGTTCCCCCCGATCCTTCCCTTGCCCATGGAGCTAATTTTCTGTACATGATAAAAGGAAGCAAGCCAGACCCTCTGGAAGCTGAAGTCATGGAAAAGGACTTTATTCTCAGCGCTGAGCATGAGCTAAATGCTTCAACTTTCTCCTCCAGGGTTACAGCTTCAACCATGTCCGACCTTTATTCTGCTGTTGTTTCCGGGCTCTGCACACTCAAAGGTCCTCTTCACGGAGGAGCAAGGTCAGAAGTTATGACCATGATTGAAACAATCGGCAGCCCTGAGAATGCCGAGAAATTTGTCCTTGAAAAAATCGAAAAGCGAGAGAAAATAATGGGCTTCGGGCATAGAGTCTACAAGACATATGACCCCAGGGGCACAATATTTAAGCAGCTTTCCAGGAGACTCGCTGAAGCTAAAGGCGATATGCACTGGTATGAGACAGCCGAAGCAATAGAGAATGCTGTTATACGCGAGCTTGTGGAAAAGAGGGGAAAACCGATTTATCCCAACATTGATTTTTATTCAGGAGTCATTTATAAATATATGGAAATCCCCCCTCAGCTTGCAACCTCAATCTTTGCAATAGGAAGAATCTCAGGCTGGATAGCTCATTGTTTTGATCAGTATGAAAAGAAAAAGATCATAAGGCCCAGGATCTTCATGCTGGATGAGTGTTAA